From the Rhea pennata isolate bPtePen1 chromosome 1, bPtePen1.pri, whole genome shotgun sequence genome, the window GTGTTCCAGTAACTGcttaaatatattgttttgtatttcaggCTTTGGAGAATTTCCCATTGCTGATGTACATTTTGGCAGCTAAAACATTGATTCTTTGCTTAGCATTTGCTGGAGTAAAAATGTACCAGAgcaaaaaaattgaagaaaaattcaagaGGGAACGTgaagagaaattgaaaaaagaagcagagaagaaggatGA encodes:
- the SMIM11 gene encoding small integral membrane protein 11; the encoded protein is MVAFNWKALENFPLLMYILAAKTLILCLAFAGVKMYQSKKIEEKFKREREEKLKKEAEKKDD